The Fortiea contorta PCC 7126 genome has a segment encoding these proteins:
- a CDS encoding fructosamine kinase family protein, which produces MGRWGDGEVGNLTNWMEIDAHISRVTGEKFQSQQRRSVSGGCINQGYAVCDGELTYFVKINQASQVAMFEAEALGLEDMLTTASIRVPKPLCWGTAGNSSYIVLEWLEMGRGNTQSWLEMGRKLAAMHKATSSQGFGWKINNTIGSTPQINNWTADWAEFYTKHRLGYQFQLARRRGGSFPQQEKLLAAIPELWVDHEVQPSLVHGDLWGGNAGCSVSGEPVIFDPATYYGDREVDIAMTELFGGFPAEFYQGYNEVFPLDAGYEDRKTVYNLYHILNHFNLFGGGYGSQANRMIDQILRFLH; this is translated from the coding sequence ATGGGGAGGTGGGGTGATGGGGAGGTGGGGAACTTGACAAATTGGATGGAAATTGATGCTCATATTAGCCGGGTGACTGGTGAGAAATTTCAGAGTCAGCAGCGGCGCAGTGTGAGTGGTGGGTGTATTAACCAAGGTTATGCTGTCTGTGATGGTGAGTTGACTTACTTTGTCAAAATTAATCAAGCATCACAAGTGGCGATGTTTGAAGCCGAGGCGCTGGGGTTAGAGGACATGCTGACAACAGCTAGCATCCGCGTTCCCAAACCCCTGTGTTGGGGTACGGCTGGGAATTCTAGCTACATCGTGCTGGAATGGCTAGAAATGGGAAGAGGTAATACTCAATCCTGGCTGGAGATGGGACGCAAACTAGCTGCAATGCATAAAGCTACCAGCAGTCAAGGTTTTGGCTGGAAAATTAACAATACCATTGGTTCCACACCCCAAATCAACAATTGGACAGCAGACTGGGCAGAATTTTATACAAAACATCGCCTAGGTTATCAATTTCAGTTAGCCAGGCGTCGGGGTGGTAGTTTTCCGCAGCAAGAAAAATTATTAGCAGCGATTCCGGAATTATGGGTAGACCACGAGGTACAACCATCTTTAGTACACGGCGATTTGTGGGGTGGAAATGCTGGGTGTAGTGTGTCAGGAGAACCAGTGATTTTTGACCCAGCTACTTATTATGGCGATAGAGAAGTTGATATCGCCATGACAGAATTGTTTGGTGGTTTTCCTGCAGAGTTTTATCAAGGTTATAACGAAGTGTTTCCTTTAGATGCAGGTTATGAAGATAGAAAAACGGTATATAACCTGTATCATATTTTGAATCACTTCAACTTATTTGGCGGCGGTTATGGTTCTCAGGCGAATCGAATGATTGACCAGATTTTGCGATTTTTGCATTAA
- a CDS encoding WYL domain-containing protein, which yields MSRKGQSITLSISERDKAELEAIALEFGMMWGEEQPNISKLIKAIAQRQLLIGNNNDWKESRIRALHRCIAALTDIGQIEQAQIIANLLLERSELSIPLRNEIERFLENSPPAWRLQIDNYILRNQPFQLSYQDARGVLFNFTVRHAQVAPHEKRQYLDCWCEETEGNFDIPELIHNWSLRLDRITDAAVTVISGEWRNQLDEIEVEMHLFAGLAFAYQAKPEDTTSEWLPDKPKVKRVIRRVSSTFWFSREVMQYAPDCVVILPENVRDRLKQKLLTLCQLYDIETTS from the coding sequence ATGAGTCGAAAAGGTCAATCTATTACACTGTCGATATCAGAACGTGATAAAGCCGAGCTAGAAGCGATCGCCTTAGAATTCGGTATGATGTGGGGAGAAGAGCAGCCTAACATCTCCAAGTTAATTAAAGCGATCGCTCAACGTCAGCTACTTATCGGTAACAATAACGATTGGAAAGAATCCCGCATCCGCGCCTTACATCGCTGTATTGCGGCTTTGACAGATATCGGACAAATTGAACAAGCCCAAATCATTGCTAACTTGCTTCTCGAACGCAGCGAACTATCAATACCTCTGCGAAACGAAATCGAACGCTTTCTCGAAAATTCCCCTCCAGCTTGGCGCTTACAAATAGATAACTACATTCTGCGAAACCAACCATTTCAGCTTTCTTATCAAGATGCAAGAGGTGTATTATTCAACTTTACAGTTCGCCATGCCCAAGTTGCACCTCACGAAAAGCGACAATATCTCGATTGCTGGTGTGAAGAAACAGAAGGAAACTTTGATATCCCAGAACTGATTCACAACTGGAGTTTACGATTAGACAGAATTACAGATGCAGCGGTGACTGTAATTTCTGGTGAATGGCGTAATCAGTTAGATGAGATAGAAGTTGAAATGCATTTATTCGCTGGTTTAGCCTTTGCTTATCAAGCCAAACCAGAAGACACTACAAGCGAATGGCTACCAGATAAACCAAAAGTCAAGCGAGTTATCAGGCGAGTATCGAGTACCTTTTGGTTTAGCCGCGAAGTTATGCAGTATGCACCAGATTGTGTTGTGATATTACCGGAAAATGTGCGCGATCGCCTCAAGCAAAAACTCCTCACCCTCTGCCAGTTGTACGATATCGAAACCACGAGTTAA
- the cas3 gene encoding type I-D CRISPR-associated helicase Cas3' — MSENYRITLKPVYSQTVPTPDGVKLPQDWSLSWHQAATLEALRDPNIDVVFNTAMTGDGKSLAGYLDILQRHSPVLGLYPTNELARDQEKQIRGYIEKFQPEHKPRVNRLSGQELEIYAEEENLKKGVALETRAGQSEILLTNPDIFHYLHYGAYLLYKDNPDKLWNRIDKRFNVILFDEFHVFQAPQIASVINTILLIRRTNRRKKFLFLSATPNTQLIERLKLADFRCHEINPLEEHKYQFPYTLTESEPLKIQDWRKVVGEISLHFVGLESTPKASETWLKDNAALILDHLQKHPGSKGAIILNSIAAVKRLKDFFIPFLQPYNFTVEENTGLSGKKTKEESLNADLVLGTSTIDVGVDFKINFLFFESADAGNFIQRLGRLGRHDGYERNGQQINFTNFTAYALVPEFLVKRLFEKDGKDETPLLKSGEVYERPFFHDQIRDKYRKINDFTGYYFKWGVVQSMRLVRQLGHPNIKQQYAAGSQEALKKDCEIVFSTDKRKASLKAAFVRSKEWEEKWHELSGTDKGNPILEEAVSFRGKSPLLCGIYDTTEKNEADKFKTYDLPGILSNLEIEPMKGTEFERLRQATAERTDTVIPKGRFKNCLGFMKLLRYREERLDWKFTYPGDLKPFADTWDVQVLLGIQVWQPANYWISEINKQLKKQALVCYLLPFPLERVRQQGRLPMHFQIYPISDQYSVLDNTPPYCIAFGQSALLLDTLTYWFKSKGDEIWITPC; from the coding sequence ATGTCCGAAAATTACAGAATTACTCTCAAGCCTGTTTACTCCCAAACAGTCCCGACACCTGACGGGGTGAAGTTACCTCAAGATTGGTCACTTTCTTGGCATCAAGCAGCTACTTTAGAAGCGTTGCGCGATCCAAATATTGATGTCGTGTTCAACACTGCAATGACTGGCGATGGTAAAAGTCTCGCCGGATACCTGGATATTTTGCAAAGACACTCTCCAGTTTTAGGGCTATATCCCACAAACGAACTCGCTAGAGATCAAGAAAAACAAATTAGAGGATACATTGAGAAATTTCAGCCTGAACATAAACCGCGTGTTAATCGATTAAGTGGGCAAGAATTAGAAATTTATGCTGAAGAAGAAAACTTAAAAAAAGGAGTAGCTTTAGAAACTCGCGCTGGACAATCTGAAATTTTGCTTACAAATCCTGATATTTTTCACTATCTACATTATGGGGCATATTTACTTTATAAAGATAATCCCGATAAACTCTGGAATAGAATAGATAAGCGTTTTAATGTCATTCTTTTTGATGAATTTCACGTATTTCAAGCACCACAAATCGCCAGCGTCATTAATACAATACTTTTGATTCGTCGCACTAATAGGCGTAAAAAGTTTTTATTCCTTTCTGCCACACCAAATACCCAATTAATTGAAAGGCTTAAATTAGCAGATTTTCGCTGTCATGAAATTAACCCACTTGAAGAGCATAAATATCAATTTCCTTATACTCTTACTGAATCTGAGCCTCTAAAAATCCAAGATTGGCGAAAAGTCGTAGGGGAAATATCATTGCATTTTGTCGGTTTAGAATCTACACCTAAAGCTTCGGAAACTTGGTTGAAAGATAATGCAGCGTTGATTTTAGATCATTTACAAAAGCATCCAGGTAGCAAAGGCGCAATTATTCTTAATTCTATTGCTGCTGTGAAAAGATTAAAGGATTTTTTTATACCTTTTCTCCAGCCGTATAATTTCACAGTTGAAGAAAATACTGGTTTATCTGGGAAAAAAACTAAAGAAGAATCCCTAAATGCTGATTTAGTTTTGGGAACTAGCACTATTGATGTAGGTGTTGATTTCAAAATCAATTTCTTGTTTTTTGAATCAGCAGATGCGGGTAATTTTATCCAGCGTTTAGGCAGACTGGGACGACATGATGGTTATGAACGTAACGGACAGCAGATTAATTTTACTAACTTTACTGCTTATGCACTTGTCCCTGAATTTTTGGTGAAAAGGCTTTTTGAAAAAGATGGGAAGGATGAAACACCACTATTGAAGTCAGGCGAAGTTTATGAACGTCCATTTTTTCACGATCAAATTAGGGATAAATACCGCAAAATTAATGATTTTACAGGCTATTACTTTAAATGGGGTGTTGTTCAATCTATGCGACTGGTTCGACAGTTGGGACATCCTAATATTAAACAGCAATATGCAGCAGGTAGTCAGGAAGCACTAAAGAAAGATTGTGAGATAGTTTTCAGCACAGACAAAAGAAAAGCCAGTCTTAAAGCAGCGTTTGTCCGTAGCAAAGAATGGGAAGAAAAATGGCACGAACTTTCAGGAACAGATAAGGGAAATCCTATTTTAGAGGAGGCTGTGAGTTTTCGAGGTAAGAGTCCTTTACTGTGTGGAATTTACGACACTACAGAGAAAAATGAGGCTGATAAGTTCAAAACCTACGATTTACCTGGAATTCTCAGCAACTTGGAAATTGAACCGATGAAGGGGACAGAATTTGAACGACTGCGACAAGCGACAGCAGAACGCACAGATACAGTTATTCCCAAAGGCAGATTTAAAAACTGCTTAGGATTTATGAAATTACTTCGCTATCGAGAAGAAAGACTAGATTGGAAATTTACTTATCCTGGAGACTTGAAACCCTTTGCTGATACATGGGATGTGCAGGTGTTGTTGGGTATTCAGGTTTGGCAACCTGCAAACTATTGGATTAGTGAAATTAACAAGCAATTGAAGAAACAGGCATTAGTTTGTTATCTGCTGCCTTTTCCCTTAGAGAGAGTACGTCAGCAAGGACGATTGCCAATGCACTTTCAGATTTACCCAATTAGTGACCAATATAGTGTTTTAGATAATACACCACCATACTGCATTGCCTTCGGGCAGTCTGCACTATTGCTAGATACCTTGACATATTGGTTTAAGAGTAAAGGGGATGAGATATGGATAACGCCGTGTTGA
- the crtD gene encoding C-3',4' desaturase CrtD, which yields MSSSPLDKNKSRVVVIGAGIGGLTAGALLAHRGYSVLILDQALVPGGCASTFKRKGFTFDVGATQVAGLEPGGIHHRIFSELEIDLPAATPCDPACAVYLPGETTPINVWRDPEQWREERQRQFPGSEPFWQLLATLFNASWEFQGRDPVLPPRNLWDLWQLIQAVRPSTLVTVPFTLFTVGDALRLYGLGNDQRLRTFLDLQLKLYSQVNADETALLYAATALSVSQLPQGLYHLQGSMQVLSDRLVQSLARDGGKLLMRHTVENITVKNGQATAVVIKNQQTGEVWTQAADHVVANVTVQNLVQLLGEQAPSSYKHRAEKLPPASGAFVVYLGVDASAIPPGCPPHLQFLYNANGPIGENNSLFVSVSHQGDGRAPEGKATIIASTFVDPTQWWQTEDYETLKQKYTQEAIAKLAEYFYLKPETIVYQEAATPRTFAHFTARDRGIVGGIGQRIPTFGPFGIANRTPINHLWLVGDSTHPGEGTAGVSYSALTVVRQIQAETH from the coding sequence ATGTCTAGTTCTCCCCTGGATAAAAACAAATCCCGCGTTGTTGTTATCGGTGCGGGAATCGGTGGACTCACAGCCGGTGCTCTATTAGCTCATCGAGGTTACAGCGTTTTAATTCTGGATCAAGCCCTTGTACCTGGGGGCTGTGCTTCCACCTTTAAACGCAAAGGATTTACCTTTGACGTGGGAGCGACGCAGGTCGCAGGTTTGGAACCAGGGGGAATTCACCACCGGATATTTTCAGAATTAGAAATAGATTTACCAGCCGCAACGCCTTGTGACCCCGCTTGTGCAGTTTATCTTCCTGGGGAAACAACACCAATTAATGTTTGGCGCGACCCTGAGCAATGGCGAGAGGAACGCCAAAGACAATTTCCTGGTAGTGAGCCGTTTTGGCAACTATTAGCAACATTATTTAACGCCAGTTGGGAATTCCAAGGACGTGATCCGGTACTTCCGCCACGCAATTTGTGGGATTTGTGGCAATTAATTCAAGCAGTGCGTCCCAGCACACTCGTTACAGTGCCCTTTACTCTGTTTACGGTAGGGGATGCATTACGACTATATGGACTGGGGAATGACCAACGCTTGCGGACTTTTTTAGATTTGCAACTGAAGCTGTATTCTCAGGTGAATGCGGATGAAACAGCCTTACTTTACGCAGCGACGGCGTTGAGCGTGTCGCAATTACCCCAAGGTTTATATCACCTCCAAGGTAGTATGCAAGTATTAAGCGATCGCTTAGTACAATCTCTCGCCAGAGACGGCGGTAAACTGCTGATGCGGCACACTGTAGAAAATATTACAGTCAAAAATGGTCAAGCCACCGCCGTAGTTATTAAAAATCAGCAAACTGGGGAAGTATGGACCCAAGCCGCTGACCATGTAGTCGCCAATGTCACCGTACAAAACCTAGTGCAGTTGTTGGGCGAACAAGCACCATCAAGTTATAAACACCGAGCAGAAAAGTTACCCCCAGCTTCAGGAGCATTTGTCGTGTATTTAGGCGTTGACGCCAGCGCCATTCCCCCGGGATGCCCGCCCCATCTCCAATTCCTGTACAATGCCAACGGCCCCATCGGCGAGAATAATTCCCTGTTTGTCTCCGTCAGTCATCAAGGAGACGGTCGCGCCCCAGAGGGAAAAGCGACAATTATTGCTTCGACCTTTGTAGACCCGACTCAGTGGTGGCAAACCGAAGATTATGAAACACTAAAACAAAAATATACCCAAGAAGCGATCGCTAAACTTGCCGAATACTTTTATCTCAAACCAGAAACAATAGTTTACCAAGAAGCAGCCACACCCCGCACCTTTGCTCATTTCACCGCACGCGATCGTGGTATAGTTGGCGGTATCGGTCAAAGAATACCCACCTTCGGCCCCTTCGGTATCGCCAACCGCACACCCATCAACCATCTGTGGTTAGTCGGCGACTCGACCCACCCTGGAGAAGGCACCGCCGGCGTCAGTTACTCTGCGCTAACGGTAGTTAGGCAAATTCAAGCCGAAACACATTAG
- a CDS encoding M16 family metallopeptidase: protein MTSALLKYPRLHAPTLHKLPNGLTIVAEQMPIEAVNLNLWINVGSAVESDAINGMAHFLEHMIFKGTERLASGEFERRIEERGAVTNAATSQDYTHYYITAAPKDFAELAPLQIDVVTNPSIPDDAFERERLVVLEEIRRSEDNPQRRTFRRAMETAFAELPYRRPVLGPESVISQLQPQQMRDFHAALYQPQSMTAAVVGNLPVEELIEIVAAGFARDGETRSGETRGQETPPVRQEPAFTTIVRREFIDESLQQARLVMVWRVPGLSQLDETYGLDVVAGILGHGRTSRFVRDLREERALVSSISVSNMSHRLQGTFYISAKCAVENLEVVENAIAQHIRTLQTELATDKEIDRVRKRVANRFIFGNETPSDRAGLYGYYQSLLGDLEPAFNYPEYIQAQQANDLLLAANQYLDPDAYGVVVLKPY from the coding sequence ATGACTTCAGCTCTACTAAAATACCCTCGTCTTCATGCGCCAACGCTCCACAAGTTACCGAATGGTTTGACAATAGTAGCGGAGCAAATGCCGATTGAAGCTGTTAACCTGAATTTGTGGATTAACGTTGGTTCTGCGGTAGAATCTGATGCCATTAACGGCATGGCTCATTTTTTAGAGCATATGATTTTTAAAGGTACAGAACGACTGGCGAGTGGTGAGTTTGAGCGCCGGATTGAAGAGAGGGGCGCTGTTACCAATGCCGCTACTAGCCAAGACTACACTCACTACTATATCACCGCTGCTCCGAAGGATTTTGCCGAACTGGCTCCATTACAAATAGATGTGGTAACTAACCCGAGTATTCCTGATGATGCTTTTGAACGGGAACGGTTGGTAGTTCTGGAAGAGATTAGGCGCTCGGAGGATAATCCCCAGCGGCGAACTTTTCGCCGGGCGATGGAAACGGCGTTTGCGGAATTACCCTATCGCCGTCCGGTGCTGGGGCCAGAGTCGGTGATTTCTCAACTCCAACCCCAACAGATGCGAGATTTCCACGCGGCTTTATATCAACCTCAGTCGATGACAGCAGCGGTTGTGGGTAATTTACCTGTGGAAGAGTTGATAGAAATTGTGGCTGCGGGATTTGCTAGGGATGGGGAAACCAGGAGTGGGGAAACTAGGGGTCAGGAAACGCCACCCGTACGACAGGAGCCAGCGTTTACTACAATTGTTAGGCGAGAATTTATTGATGAAAGCCTCCAGCAAGCGCGGTTAGTGATGGTTTGGCGCGTACCTGGGTTGAGTCAATTAGATGAGACTTATGGGCTGGATGTGGTAGCGGGAATTTTGGGACACGGACGGACATCAAGGTTTGTGAGGGATTTACGGGAAGAACGGGCGCTGGTTTCCTCGATTTCTGTAAGTAATATGAGTCATCGACTGCAAGGAACTTTTTATATTTCGGCTAAGTGTGCAGTGGAAAATTTAGAAGTTGTAGAAAATGCGATCGCTCAACATATTCGCACACTACAGACAGAATTAGCGACAGACAAAGAAATTGACCGAGTGCGGAAGCGCGTTGCTAACAGGTTTATATTTGGTAACGAAACACCAAGCGATCGTGCTGGGTTGTATGGTTATTATCAATCATTGCTAGGTGATTTAGAACCAGCTTTTAACTACCCAGAATATATTCAAGCCCAGCAAGCAAACGATTTACTACTGGCTGCAAATCAGTATCTTGATCCAGATGCTTATGGTGTAGTTGTGCTGAAGCCATATTAA